TGTTGGTTGTTTTGAATTCGGAATCGAAACAAATGGTTCAGCCTCGAAATCACCAAGTGCTTTCATTTGTGATAAATCATCCTCATGTTGTGCTCTTGTTCGTGGCATATTTTGCATCACTTTACTCATCAATGCTTCATAATCTAGATCGGGTGCGTATTTTTTAAACATATCTACCGGCATTTCCATCCGATCATATTCATCTGCTTGGGTTTGATAACTCAATTGTTTAATGCCATCTATATTAACCGATGGTGATCCAGCTGTACTAATCCGATCCACAAGTGGATATGAAGATTGTTCGGGATTGATTTTCCCAATACTCTCAAGTTCGGCACGACATTTTTCCAATCGTCGCTCAATTTCCTGTTCATTCGATGCTTGTAAATCGAATACAAATAGAATCCATGGAACAGTGCGTGAATATTGCATTTCAGCCAACAATTCATGAAGACGAcctttgttattattgagaATGGCACCAATTTCCTGACGATCATCGGCATTTTCATTAGTCCAATATACTTGCATATATTGGTAATCACTGGACACACGAACATTGGTGATTCGGAATCGAAATTCGATTAATAATTTCGATAATTCAGCATCCGTAGCAAATATTTCAGCCGTTGCACGTAGAAAATTTGTGTTCAAAATTCTCATTCGACTTGTTATGAACGATTGCTGCATTCCCTGACGTCGTATCACTAATTGTTCGGGTGAACCACTAGGATAATTCCATTCTCTTATTGCATTAATTTGATTCTCCGaatccatcatcaaagtTTTAGTCGTTGTCGATAGTGacactttttttcgtttaatcTTGAccttttgatttgttttgatccGTTCCATTGTGTCACGAACTTCTCGATCGAATTTATCCAATAaccgttgttgtcgttggaTTAATTTATTGCggaatttatgatgataacataGTTTCTGCAAGATGATCACCGAATCAACACGAAAGACAAAATTATTTACAAAACGTTGCATTTTtaggaaaaaatttcgaatccATGTGACAGGCTATTTAAACACTACCACTATTTGAACCAAGTGATTCCGAACAATCTTGGATTCCAAATttctgaaaatgaaaattttttaaaattaaagaaaacacaataaacataaattttcatttttaataaacttacattgattatatatttaaaatgaaaatttttagcCACTGAAGGCGATTTTATCACGGTACATTGTCGTTTAGTTTTTTCCGAATCGTCATCCCATCGTTTTACATTCAATGTGGTCGAACAAGTTGTTTTAAATGGTTCTCCCAATGCTTGATTATCGATCAAGAAACTTACCTGATTAATTATAACGATGGCGATATTTTGTTCATAGGCTAGCTGTTTAAGCTTATTGGCAATAGTCATTAGTTGAACGATACGATGACTATTGTCATGTTGATAATCATAACGAAAATGATAGGCAATACTATCCAAAACCAATAGTCGAACATTTGAATGGTCATGAAGAAATGATTCCAATTGACCATTGGTAATCATCGTTAAAAGATCATCTGCATGTGTATTAACATAACGACAATGTATGCCCATCAGTATTTCTTCGATTCGATATTCAAGTAGATATTTTTCTTGGATACgatcacaataataattcgtgGCCATTTCTTTGATTCGTTCGGgtcgaaatgaattttctgtATCCAGATATAATGCTTCGCCGTTTAGGCCACCTTCACTCGTGTCTAAACGAACACGGAAACAGAGTTGAAAGctagatgatgatagacAAATGATGTAAATTTATCCGAAAtaataagatgatgatgtaaagcATCTTACCAGATCTGTGATTTACCGGCACTTGCTTCGCCAAACACCTGTATTAATCGTCCAGTGGGCAGACCCTTTCCACCGAATGCCTGATCGAATCCAATGGAACCAAAACGAATATATTCCGTACGAATATTCAATGTAGTTATCGTAATAGAACTTATGCCTGGATGATTTACACGTAGGATGTGAGCTTCAATTTCATCCACTTCTTGCGGCAAGAAACCAAATTCTTTTCGTTCAAGAACACGAATATTAGGAAAGAATCGAAGTTGATTTACAAGACGaaatttatgtttttcaagtttcaatttcaatgatggaCTAAGATTAGGATGATCTGATAAGAAACGAGTTACATTCGATAATTGAATCttttccattattaatgatgttgatgattgattgatattgatgatattgatgatgatgatgatgatgatgatgatgtaaatcgtgaaataaaaattgaattcaatgtgaTTGGCTGCGCGCGCGCGcacaaaacattcgaattgatCCCTTCATAAACAATCAGTCGATAGGCATTGCattgtccatcatcaatttttatttttccaacaaATAACGATTCAATATTTCGGTTTTGATCATGGCCAATGATCAGATTAATcagattgtcatcatcgataatggtGCACATACGATGAAAGTTGGATTACACACTGATACGACACCAAGGTAattgttttcgtttgaaatttaattcctgtttgattgattggtttgtGCTCGTGTAGATTAATACCGAATTGTGTGACAAAAgtgaagaatgaaaaacgTCGACCATTCATCGGCGatcaaatggatgaatgtaAAGATTATTCGGGAATGTTTTACATTTTACCATTCAATCGTGGCTATCTCCTCAATTGGGATGTACAGCGACAGATTTGGGATTATGTTTTTCGTGTCGTGTTGAAACTACAAGCGGACAACAAAAATCGTTATTCCCATACGGGTATATTGATCACTGAGCCAGTATATAATTTCCCCGAAATAAGACAAActatgatcaaaattttattcgaaGAATATGGTTTCGGCAAAGTATTGATTACATCGGCACCTGAATTGGCTGCATTCCACTATGTACATGATGAAATTCGCAAAAATACAACGACCACGTCCACATTGAAATGTCGAACAAAAACCGAAATTGATCCATCCTGTTGTCTTGTGCTTGATTCGGGATATTCATTCAGTCATGTAGTACCATTTGTTGATGGCCATAAATTGTTGTCACATACAAAACGTATTAATGTCGGTGGAAAATCATTGACCAATCATCTGAAAGAAATCCTTTCCTACAGACAGATTAATGTGTTGGATGAAACATATGttgtgaatcaaatgaaagaaGATTGTTGCTATGTATCGCTGGATTTTTGGCATGATCTCGAATTGGcatcgaaaaaatcatcgataGATAACCCGATTGTGCGAGATTATATACTTCCGGATTATATTGTCTATAAACGCGGATTTGTTTATGACTCTGACAAACATAGTGACATTAATAAATCTGATTATCAATTAATacgaatgaataatgaacgTTTTCAAGTGCCCGAAATTCTTTTCCATCCAAGTGACATCAACATGGACCAGATCGGTATTGTCGAAACAATCAtctattcattgaatgaatttcatccAGCATTTCGATTATTGTCAGCCAAACAGGCCGGAGATGGcaatggtgataatggttCGATTGATAATGCCAATACggtcgttcatcatcatggtagTCGTGAACGTCCTGAAAATCTGAAAGATATCGATagtgatgaagaagatgaggaagaagaagaagttgatgacgatgatgacaatgttgatgaagatgagGATGAAggcaatgatggtgatgatgaagggAAAGAGGAAAATGGACGAAATGGAAATGGTGTCGATTCTGTACGACCACCGGATgcgaaacaacaacgattatCACAAGTTCAATGTACGAATGGTTCGATTGTTGAGCAATCTAGTGAGGATGGCCTTgaaatgtatgatgatgaaaatattcgtGCCCGATTATACGGCAATATCCTATTAATCGGTGGTAATTGTCGTTTTGCCAATTTTCGTGATCGTGTTTATAACGATCTACGTGGTTATGTGCCCGATCTGATTGATGTACATGTATATGAACCAGCGAATCCCATCACCTATGCATGGCAAGGTGGTCGTATCCTTTgccatcaaaatgatgatggtggtggtaatcaTCGTCAGCCATCAgtgaagaataataaaatcaataataataatcatcatcatcaaagtcTATATCATCGATATGCTGTATCacgacaacaatatcaacaatatgGCCTCAATTATTGTCAggaaaaattgacaaattatCGTCTAatggtgaataataatagtagttgattcaatttcaaatttaatttaattttatatatCCATTACATACATAGACTCATGATGAATTGTATATAAGgattttgatcaaacaaaagcaaaaaaacaaaaaaacagtatatgcacacacacacacacacacacacacacagataaaCATGTAATcgaaatattcaattttgtaaCAAggcaaattttgttgtttcgatagatgatcaattgtttgattgattgaaaatatgaaataattGCGCCtgtttgtgtatttgtgtatAAATATAgcataatataatataatatataatgatgatatattgatgatgacaattaataattgatacatgaagaaaaaaagaaaaaaagattcaaacaTGGGAGATGATTCCTATCGCTTCTCAGACATTCTATACCGTTGATCTATagaatgaatcattattacatGACAATGTGCACAATACACGAttattgaagatgatgatagtgatgggttgtgtgtgtgatgttaATCAATATTTCATAATTGGTGTTGAAAGAATTGCCTTTCGTGTCTTGTGTTCTAATggtaaattttattttttatttttattcaatttccaGTAATTATTTTATAGCTGATGgacttttttcattgataattggAATGATAAGTATGGGTTAGATTTGTCGTTTCACTTGCAgtaggtggtggtggtggcggcaTTGCAATCACTGGCCGTTGATCATCCCAAGGATCTGATGATGCTAAATTTCCGGAATGTCCAACACCTGGTTGACTTGTGACTGGTTGTGAGCTGCTTATTGTATTATTAGTTGTCAATTTGGTCGTTTCAGTGACACCACCCCAGGGTGATTGTTCATTAGTtacttgattattatcatttgtttcttCTTTAAGATCATCctataaaatcaaatcgattagcgaaataaaaaagttattattattatagattatagatatagatagatcattatcattaccggattaaaattgaaatcatctGGTGAATGTTTTGGTTTGAAACGTCCACAACagaaattgaaacaacaacaacaacaacagcaacaaaaataacagcCGGTCAAGATACCACAACCAAGTATCAATGCTTTACACCATCCAGATGTTAGTAGATAATAGGCTCCCAAATTTTCTTCACCCAATTGTTCGGCCAAATATAGACCCATTGAACCATAATTGTCATACAATTTACGTTTATTTTCATCCGACAGGATTGAATGGGCACGATTTAtatctttgaatttttccacAGCTTCCGGATTGTTGGGATTTTTATCCGGATGATATTTCAATGCCAACTACGTCGttgtaaaatttgaaattagtTTATTAAGAAATGGCAGATGGCAGATTCAGTACATCATCACTTACTTTACGATAAGTACGTTTAATCTCTTCGGGTGTAGATGTCTTTTCAATGCCCAATATTATGTACAAAGAATCACCGGTTGCGCTATAATTAAcgaaaataattaaattatttacaGAATTACAGAATCATTCAATCCAATTCATCAAactaattattataaatcatACGATAATCGACGTGATTGATTATTAGCCGGATTGTTTGCACTATTCGATGCCATTATTACTCGTctctatatgatgatgatccaaaaagGGACgacaaattcaataaatcacATACGCCCACACACAGATCTGTTGGTTACTCGTCGTCTACGTGGCAGGTCGTAGTTTATTGTTTCGTCAAATGTGGATTGTAAAAAGGTATTGCAATCCAATAGGAAAAAATGAGTGATGATTTTGAGCATCAGATGAATGGACCAGAAatagatgattatgatgcaacttttaaaaatgaacaattcaCTGTTTTATCTGACTCTCTCACTTATTTGGTTGGGtggtgtgtgtctgtgtgtgtgtgtgagaaagTCTCAATTTCTATCTTTTTTTGCTCAATGACTGGTAGAACcgatttcttttctttggGTTGGCTCGTCATgaaaacagacacacacacacacagtgattCATTCGAGACATACAGAGGCAGCAGCCACAGCTAATGCTCACAATCACATATAATATGCAGGAATAGTAAACCCGTCGACCGTTAGAATTCAACTGCTGTAGTTATTAGTGCTATataaaccgaaaaaaagaagaaccAGAATTACTCTGTGGTTGGTGAAAGGATCCTGGATCATTTGGACAAAAGAATATTGTGAATAATGAgggagatgaaaaaaattaccggTCATGACGAATAAATTGGCTTTGAGAATTGGAGATATATTATTTGGCTATTTTGACATTCATCAAGTCAATCGAGTTGATTTTGCCATAGGTCAcctgtttttattttttcggaattgtaatcaaattcaaacgaTCATGTCCggtttcatcaacattgatatatcggaaaattcaaaagatCCATGCAAACATATGCTCATCGGTTATTTTCGATGTATCAAAGGTAAAGAcgacgaaacgaaaaaagaatgtTTCCACTTTGGTAGTGATTACCTGGATTGTCGAACCGATCCGAAAAATCTTCGAGTGGTACAAACACGACcgaaattataaattttgtaatgataataattaaatagaatgttttaattgattgattaaaaagTGAAATTTATGCATTCAATggtgttattgttgttgaaaataatgattgcaTTTGATTATAACGTTGTCGATCAACAATCGATACTGATGGGCGAACCTTGTTCAATGCTGCATcgaaatgtttgaaattcaatatgACATCTTTATCTGGTGGTAAAATTCCATCAATTTTCTGTCGTAATGCATTAAGGCTAGCTTCACGAACCAACGACGATAGGTCAGCACCGGTAAAGCCATCCAATCTTGGATCAGTGGCCAATTGTTGCAGATTAACGTCTGATGAAATTGGTGGCTTTGTTCCTTTCTATGAGTGAGTGAAATATAGCATCATAGTTTGAATGTGATCAGATGAATATAGTGCTAGTTATTACCTTTGTTAATgtcaataaaatttcatatcGATCTTTAGCCATTGGAAATCCAACATGAAGAATTTTATCAAACCGGCCTGGACGTAGAATGGCTGGATCAAGAATATCCGGACGATTAGTAGCGGCCAATAGAAAACAGTCACGAGATTCTAGGCCATCCATTTCGgtcaacaattgattgacaaCACGTGATGTCACGTTCGATGACTGAAATTTGATCGGTTAAAATTGTATCGATTGAAATGATCACACAAGCAGACTTACATCAGATGAATCTGTTCTTCGTGGGCATAGAGCATCgatttcatcgaaaaaaatgacacatGGTTTTGAACTGCGAGCACGATTAAAAACAGCACGCACGGCACGTTCCGATTCACCTACGTACATATTCAACAATTCGGGACCTTTTACAGAGATGAAATTGATGCCCGATTCATTGGCAATAGCTTTGGCTAGCAATGTTTTGCCACAACCTGGTGGACCACATAACAGAATGCCGACCGATAATGAAAGGCCAAGTTTCTCGACATCACGTGCAAAACGAACAGGAGCCAGAATGGACAATTGTAGCTCTTGACGAATGGTGGATAATGCACCGATATCATCCCAGGTAACATCAGGAACAGTGGCAAAACCTTCACGTTTCGAGGATGGCTGTACACGTTTTAATGCACCATCAAAATCACACATTTCAATATGgaaatttgtttcatcaatttcttcGATCTTCAcctccgatgatgatgttgatggattGTTCATGAATCGTTCTAATGCCAAAATTGCAGCTTCACGTATCAAGCTTTTTAGGTCGGCACCAACATATCCGGGTGTTCGATGGGCAAGGCTttcgaaatcaaaattcgaaTCCACTTTAATGTTACGGAATAAAACACGTATGATTTCAAGCCTGGATTTTTCATCAGGTATGCCTAGCGCGATTTCACGATCAAATCGTCCGGCACGACGAAGTGCTGGATCCAATGAATCTGGACGATTCGTTGCACCGATGACCATAACACCATGACCTGATCCATCACTAGCCGATAATTCATCCATACAGGTGATCATTTGTGTAACGATTCGACGTTCCATTTCACGTGCAGCGTTCTCACGTTTTGGCGTGATGGCATCGATTTCatcgataaacaacaaacaaggTTTCATTTCTTTGGCCAACGCAAACAGCTGTCGGATTTTCTCTTCCGATTCGCCGGAAATGCCGGCAACAATTTCTGTAGCACCACAACGGAGATAGGCAATCTGTAGATCATTAGCCAATGCTTCGACCAGCAACGATTTACCAACACCTGGTGGTCCATGCAGCAAAAATCCACGTGGTGCATCCACACCTAATTTTAGATACAaatcatgattatgaatatgaaatacTAGTCTTCGAATGTCATCGACAACATCATCGAGACCGCCAAAATCTTCGAAACGGACTTTAGGTTCAACAAGATATTTGTGTCGTAAAGCAGCCTGTTTGACTAATGTTGCCTCTATGTCACGTTCGATTCTTTCTTCCATCGTTCGAGATCGTTTGATAGACAAacttgttgatgaaattggtGTTAGTGCAAGTGCAGGTTGAACATTGACATTCGTACGTTTCTTTTCATCGCAATTTTTAGCCCCACCATTATTGTACAATTGATTCAGAGTATTGTTCACATGATTTGTGTTATCACTTTGTATCGGTTGTGGCTGTTCATCAAtcagaaaatcatcattatcactcACATCTTCgagatcaaaatcattaacAATTGTGTCGATACATTTCTGTACAGAACGTTTCAATACTAGACGTTTTTTACGTCCATATTCCGGATATGTACGTTGAAGATTGGCtataattgattcaatgtcGGTGATTGTTTCCGTTTCCAATATCTAGGATTAATTCATATGAATAATAGTggcaattttatttgaaaaataccTTATAGATTCGCGAATACAATTTCTCATCATGAAATGCATTTTGATTTCTTATCGATTTTTGACGTTCTTTTGATGATCgtttattcgatgatgatggattattTGAGGATGACAATGGAATATAATCAACGTTCATAGGATCGTTATTACTCATTGCTGCGGCAATGAAACggcaatgaaatgaatgtttttgatttaatgatcaacaatcaatttggGTGATTGACATCGAATCACATGTTTATTCGATCGCCTATATCGACATCAGTGCTGTCCGACTGGCTACCATATGATCAGTGTGTATTTAGAATTTTTGTCCTTTTAccgaacaacaataataatatggccAATACGATCGGTGGTTCGAAATTATTCATCCCAAAACCTCCTGCCAAAGGGAGTTTCCCTTTAGATCATTATGGTGAATGTAAACATCTTATGAAACAATATACTGAATGTCTACGAGAAACAGGCTCAAAAGTGACGACCAAATGTCAATCGATTGCCCGTGAATATCTTGAATGTCGTATGGATAAAGATTTGATGGTTAAAGAAGATTTGAAATATCTTGGCTtcaatactgatgatgataaatctcAAAATTAACCACAACTATCAACTATGgctgataataaaaatttacaaattaaATACCAAACCTATGGTGAACACTGTCgattattgaaacaaattaataaaaGCATTGTTGATGCATgtaaaaatgattgtttattAGCTCATTTAGTGCCATTATTGTCTGCTTGTCCGAATCCAGATGtaaaatataatcaaatgattcgTGATCATATCGATTGTCGTAATTCCTGTCGATCAATACCGATTACAATTCGATCATATGATAATCGTATTTataatgttttcattgaCAAAAAGTCAATGACCAACAACACTGTATCGAAAGATTTATTACGCATTTCGATAGAACGTGATA
This is a stretch of genomic DNA from Dermatophagoides farinae isolate YC_2012a chromosome 6, ASM2471394v1, whole genome shotgun sequence. It encodes these proteins:
- the LOC124493902 gene encoding LOW QUALITY PROTEIN: uncharacterized protein LOC124493902 (The sequence of the model RefSeq protein was modified relative to this genomic sequence to represent the inferred CDS: substituted 1 base at 1 genomic stop codon) yields the protein MEKIQLSNVTRFLSDHPNLSPSLKLKLEKHKFRLVNQLRFFPNIRVLERKEFGFLPQEVDEIEAHILRVNHPGISSITITTLNIRTEYIRFGSIGFDQAFGGKGLPTGRLIQVFGEASAGKSQIWXVCFRVRLDTSEGGLNGEALYLDTENSFRPERIKEMATNYYCDRIQEKYLLEYRIEEILMGIHCRYVNTHADDLLTMITNGQLESFLHDHSNVRLLVLDSIAYHFRYDYQHDNSHRIVQLMTIANKLKQLAYEQNIAIVIINQVSFLIDNQALGEPFKTTCSTTLNVKRWDDDSEKTKRQCTVIKSPSVAKNFHFKYIINVSKMQRFVNNFVFRVDSVIILQKLCYHHKFRNKLIQRQQRLLDKFDREVRDTMERIKTNQKVKIKRKKVSLSTTTKTLMMDSENQINAIREWNYPSGSPEQLVIRRQGMQQSFITSRMRILNTNFLRATAEIFATDAELSKLLIEFRFRITNVRVSSDYQYMQVYWTNENADDRQEIGAILNNNKGRLHELLAEMQYSRTVPWILFVFDLQASNEQEIERRLEKCRAELESIGKINPEQSSYPLVDRISTAGSPSVNIDGIKQLSYQTQADEYDRMEMPVDMFKKYAPDLDYEALMSKVMQNMPRTRAQHEDDLSQMKALGDFEAEPFVSIPNSKQPTQPIDYNTENRIKAIRKFVQLNRKRKDKVERRLKLSILSEEIGRFDDYESLKEQLEKRYSQLFPDQIEN
- the LOC124493885 gene encoding actin-related protein 6 isoform X1, translated to MANDQINQIVIIDNGAHTMKVGLHTDTTPRLIPNCVTKVKNEKRRPFIGDQMDECKDYSGMFYILPFNRGYLLNWDVQRQIWDYVFRVVLKLQADNKNRYSHTGILITEPVYNFPEIRQTMIKILFEEYGFGKVLITSAPELAAFHYVHDEIRKNTTTTSTLKCRTKTEIDPSCCLVLDSGYSFSHVVPFVDGHKLLSHTKRINVGGKSLTNHLKEILSYRQINVLDETYVVNQMKEDCCYVSLDFWHDLELASKKSSIDNPIVRDYILPDYIVYKRGFVYDSDKHSDINKSDYQLIRMNNERFQVPEILFHPSDINMDQIGIVETIIYSLNEFHPAFRLLSAKQAGDGNGDNGSIDNANTVVHHHGSRERPENLKDIDSDEEDEEEEEVDDDDDNVDEDEDEGNDGDDEGKEENGRNGNGVDSVRPPDAKQQRLSQVQCTNGSIVEQSSEDGLEMYDDENIRARLYGNILLIGGNCRFANFRDRVYNDLRGYVPDLIDVHVYEPANPITYAWQGGRILCHQNDDGGGNHRQPSVKNNKINNNNHHHQSLYHRYAVSRQQYQQYGLNYCQEKLTNYRLMTHDELYIRILIKQKQKNKKTVYAHTHTHTHTQINM
- the LOC124493885 gene encoding actin-related protein 6 isoform X2; this encodes MANDQINQIVIIDNGAHTMKVGLHTDTTPRLIPNCVTKVKNEKRRPFIGDQMDECKDYSGMFYILPFNRGYLLNWDVQRQIWDYVFRVVLKLQADNKNRYSHTGILITEPVYNFPEIRQTMIKILFEEYGFGKVLITSAPELAAFHYVHDEIRKNTTTTSTLKCRTKTEIDPSCCLVLDSGYSFSHVVPFVDGHKLLSHTKRINVGGKSLTNHLKEILSYRQINVLDETYVVNQMKEDCCYVSLDFWHDLELASKKSSIDNPIVRDYILPDYIVYKRGFVYDSDKHSDINKSDYQLIRMNNERFQVPEILFHPSDINMDQIGIVETIIYSLNEFHPAFRLLSAKQAGDGNGDNGSIDNANTVVHHHGSRERPENLKDIDSDEEDEEEEEVDDDDDNVDEDEDEGNDGDDEGKEENGRNGNGVDSVRPPDAKQQRLSQVQCTNGSIVEQSSEDGLEMYDDENIRARLYGNILLIGGNCRFANFRDRVYNDLRGYVPDLIDVHVYEPANPITYAWQGGRILCHQNDDGGGNHRQPSVKNNKINNNNHHHQSLYHRYAVSRQQYQQYGLNYCQEKLTNYRLMVNNNSS
- the smid gene encoding nuclear valosin-containing protein-like smid isoform X1: MSNNDPMNVDYIPLSSSNNPSSSNKRSSKERQKSIRNQNAFHDEKLYSRIYKILETETITDIESIIANLQRTYPEYGRKKRLVLKRSVQKCIDTIVNDFDLEDVSDNDDFLIDEQPQPIQSDNTNHVNNTLNQLYNNGGAKNCDEKKRTNVNVQPALALTPISSTSLSIKRSRTMEERIERDIEATLVKQAALRHKYLVEPKVRFEDFGGLDDVVDDIRRLVFHIHNHDLYLKLGVDAPRGFLLHGPPGVGKSLLVEALANDLQIAYLRCGATEIVAGISGESEEKIRQLFALAKEMKPCLLFIDEIDAITPKRENAAREMERRIVTQMITCMDELSASDGSGHGVMVIGATNRPDSLDPALRRAGRFDREIALGIPDEKSRLEIIRVLFRNIKVDSNFDFESLAHRTPGYVGADLKSLIREAAILALERFMNNPSTSSSEVKIEEIDETNFHIEMCDFDGALKRVQPSSKREGFATVPDVTWDDIGALSTIRQELQLSILAPVRFARDVEKLGLSLSVGILLCGPPGCGKTLLAKAIANESGINFISVKGPELLNMYVGESERAVRAVFNRARSSKPCVIFFDEIDALCPRRTDSSDSSNVTSRVVNQLLTEMDGLESRDCFLLAATNRPDILDPAILRPGRFDKILHVGFPMAKDRYEILLTLTKTSTPEEIKRTYRKLALKYHPDKNPNNPEAVEKFKDINRAHSILSDENKRKLYDNYGSMGLYLAEQLGEENLGAYYLLTSGWCKALILGCGILTGCYFCCCCCCCCFNFCCGRFKPKHSPDDFNFNPDDLKEETNDNNQVTNEQSPWGGVTETTKLTTNNTISSSQPVTSQPGVGHSGNLASSDPWDDQRPVIAMPPPPPPTASETTNLTHTYHSNYQ
- the smid gene encoding nuclear valosin-containing protein-like smid isoform X2 yields the protein MSNNDPMNVDYIPLSSSNNPSSSNKRSSKERQKSIRNQNAFHDEKLYSRIYKILETETITDIESIIANLQRTYPEYGRKKRLVLKRSVQKCIDTIVNDFDLEDVSDNDDFLIDEQPQPIQSDNTNHVNNTLNQLYNNGGAKNCDEKKRTNVNVQPALALTPISSTSLSIKRSRTMEERIERDIEATLVKQAALRHKYLVEPKVRFEDFGGLDDVVDDIRRLVFHIHNHDLYLKLGVDAPRGFLLHGPPGVGKSLLVEALANDLQIAYLRCGATEIVAGISGESEEKIRQLFALAKEMKPCLLFIDEIDAITPKRENAAREMERRIVTQMITCMDELSASDGSGHGVMVIGATNRPDSLDPALRRAGRFDREIALGIPDEKSRLEIIRVLFRNIKVDSNFDFESLAHRTPGYVGADLKSLIREAAILALERFMNNPSTSSSEVKIEEIDETNFHIEMCDFDGALKRVQPSSKREGFATVPDVTWDDIGALSTIRQELQLSILAPVRFARDVEKLGLSLSVGILLCGPPGCGKTLLAKAIANESGINFISVKGPELLNMYVGESERAVRAVFNRARSSKPCVIFFDEIDALCPRRTDSSDSSNVTSRVVNQLLTEMDGLESRDCFLLAATNRPDILDPAILRPGRFDKILHVGFPMAKDRYEILLTLTKKGTKPPISSDVNLQQLATDPRLDGFTGADLSSLVREASLNALRQKIDGILPPDKDVILNFKHFDAALNKVRPSVSIVDRQRYNQMQSLFSTTITPLNA
- the LOC124493900 gene encoding cytochrome c oxidase assembly protein COX19 gives rise to the protein MFIRSPISTSVLSDWLPYDQCVFRIFVLLPNNNNNMANTIGGSKLFIPKPPAKGSFPLDHYGECKHLMKQYTECLRETGSKVTTKCQSIAREYLECRMDKDLMVKEDLKYLGFNTDDDKSQN
- the LOC124493797 gene encoding uncharacterized protein LOC124493797, whose protein sequence is MADNKNLQIKYQTYGEHCRLLKQINKSIVDACKNDCLLAHLVPLLSACPNPDVKYNQMIRDHIDCRNSCRSIPITIRSYDNRIYNVFIDKKSMTNNTVSKDLLRISIERDMSIQCQMQARQERRYVKKFFLKINWKRLWQRYDLIIVGQQQHQNRINLRDNNSNEQLELYDNCCMEFISKC